A single Parabacteroides timonensis DNA region contains:
- a CDS encoding glycosyltransferase, translated as MRHVYIFDSSARATNYGIGTYIKQLVDALKYTRYNITIVNIIHKDVEFEILNKGPIRYILIPAPVINKNNLNFEEFEKSIPFILYPYVDKNENNIFHLNYMGARTMVEYIRSIIGGSIVLTVHYTEWSFSLLGNRRKLFHILKSDKGELDDKSRSIYEKIIKEKDMLNICDKIIAVSKHSYNDLIKIYKINKNKISIINNALNDFYCEDEIKKTIIKKRMHINKDDILLLFVGRLDPIKGIDIMIKIFKIILDRYSNLHLLIVGEGDFNKCLLNSFDIWTKVSFTGFLSKKNLFDLYTISDIGIVPSLHEEFGYVAVEMMSFKIPIIVNDTTGLSEIVDDRINGFKVSVNSQKKTWGNLIEKICFLIENPDLRKELGDKARNKFETCYNLRLFKDRILELYDSL; from the coding sequence ATGAGGCATGTATATATATTTGATTCTTCGGCAAGAGCCACTAATTATGGTATAGGAACATACATAAAACAATTGGTTGATGCTTTGAAGTATACAAGGTATAATATAACAATTGTAAATATTATCCATAAAGATGTAGAGTTTGAGATTCTAAATAAAGGGCCAATAAGGTATATACTAATTCCTGCTCCAGTGATAAATAAGAATAATTTAAATTTTGAAGAGTTTGAAAAGAGTATTCCTTTTATATTGTACCCCTATGTAGATAAAAATGAGAATAATATTTTTCATCTGAATTATATGGGAGCAAGAACTATGGTAGAATATATTCGTTCAATTATAGGCGGTTCAATAGTACTAACAGTTCATTATACAGAATGGAGTTTTTCTTTATTAGGGAATCGTCGCAAATTATTTCATATTTTGAAGAGTGATAAGGGGGAGCTTGATGATAAATCAAGATCAATTTATGAAAAAATAATAAAAGAAAAGGACATGTTGAATATATGTGATAAGATTATTGCAGTTTCAAAACACTCTTATAATGATTTGATTAAAATTTACAAGATTAACAAAAATAAAATATCAATTATAAATAATGCATTAAATGATTTTTATTGTGAGGACGAAATTAAAAAAACTATTATAAAAAAAAGGATGCATATAAATAAGGATGATATTTTACTTCTTTTTGTAGGTAGATTAGATCCTATTAAGGGTATCGATATTATGATAAAAATATTTAAAATTATTTTAGATAGATATTCGAATTTGCATTTATTGATTGTAGGAGAAGGGGATTTTAATAAATGTTTGCTTAATTCTTTTGATATTTGGACAAAAGTTTCATTTACGGGTTTTCTTTCTAAAAAAAATCTTTTTGATTTGTATACTATTTCAGATATAGGAATAGTACCATCATTGCATGAAGAATTTGGATATGTAGCAGTTGAGATGATGAGTTTTAAAATTCCAATAATTGTTAATGATACTACAGGATTGTCTGAAATAGTGGATGATAGGATTAATGGATTTAAAGTCTCTGTTAATTCACAGAAGAAGACCTGGGGGAATTTGATTGAGAAAATATGTTTTTTGATAGAGAATCCAGATTTGAGAAAAGAACTTGGAGATAAGGCTCGTAATAAATTTGAAACATGTTATAACCTTCGGCTATTTAAAGATAGGATACTGGAATTATATGATTCACTATAA
- a CDS encoding TlpA disulfide reductase family protein, with the protein MKISILIICLSLLFSTDIFSSVQSEKSRIEGTISQSFNGQFAILFIKDDYGVIIDSDTSEINQGKFLFENNEYLNNLSLIVVQNKKEDKADIIIELLLEPRTIYVSFYENEVYIKGSPLNNIFLQYQDSMKFYKSEIIKIEPKWGDDIVILPGSKLEQLYYNQGQFMINFIERNFMNQLGQILLMHNLRIGVLPVDLYICESEKELEDIFDFIDDKTKNSPNFQSYMQTLRTARSTSSFIGVKMKDFTLLSSNGEMKYLLEYIGKKDFVFLEFWASWCEPCLVSIPKLKEIYAEYSDKLEIIGISLDTEIASWNKALAMQNMPWLQFVNIDGFDSDIAKTFGIKAIPFGLLLDKHGVIIAKIGTTTVLDLLMKNE; encoded by the coding sequence ATGAAAATTAGTATTTTAATTATTTGTTTGTCACTTTTGTTTTCTACTGATATATTCTCTTCTGTTCAGAGTGAAAAATCTCGTATTGAAGGAACGATTAGCCAATCTTTTAATGGTCAATTTGCTATACTTTTTATAAAAGATGATTATGGTGTCATTATTGATTCTGATACTTCGGAGATTAATCAAGGAAAGTTTTTATTTGAGAATAATGAATATTTAAATAATTTATCTTTAATTGTAGTTCAAAACAAGAAAGAAGATAAAGCTGATATCATAATTGAATTATTATTAGAACCGAGAACAATTTATGTGTCTTTTTATGAAAATGAAGTTTATATAAAAGGCTCTCCATTAAACAATATTTTTTTACAATATCAGGACTCGATGAAATTTTACAAATCTGAGATTATAAAAATAGAACCTAAATGGGGCGATGATATTGTGATTTTACCAGGTTCTAAATTAGAACAATTATATTATAATCAAGGACAATTTATGATAAATTTTATAGAGAGGAATTTTATGAATCAGTTAGGACAGATTTTGCTTATGCATAATTTGAGAATCGGTGTTCTTCCTGTTGATTTGTATATCTGTGAGAGTGAGAAAGAATTGGAGGATATATTTGATTTTATTGATGATAAAACTAAAAATAGTCCAAATTTTCAATCATATATGCAGACATTGAGGACCGCGAGATCAACATCTTCCTTTATTGGTGTAAAGATGAAGGATTTTACTCTTCTCTCCTCTAATGGTGAAATGAAGTATTTATTAGAATATATTGGAAAGAAAGATTTTGTATTTCTTGAATTTTGGGCTTCGTGGTGTGAACCGTGCTTGGTCTCTATACCAAAGCTAAAAGAAATATACGCAGAGTACTCAGACAAACTTGAAATAATAGGTATATCTCTGGATACAGAGATTGCATCATGGAATAAAGCATTAGCCATGCAAAATATGCCTTGGTTGCAATTTGTGAACATTGATGGATTTGATTCTGATATAGCGAAAACATTTGGAATTAAAGCTATACCTTTTGGGTTATTGCTGGATAAACATGGGGTTATTATTGCTAAAATAGGAACGACTACTGTTTTAGATCTATTAATGAAAAATGAATAA
- a CDS encoding DUF3244 domain-containing protein has product MKNNWILILTILVTGMFPKIALSDSIHVKGRWGGNIIRTIVPQEPRVSLDGNVLSVYCADALSNLTIVVIDAESHIIMEECVVISSGETIHFMLDEAVGVYNVYLNHEYGYLQGDFILY; this is encoded by the coding sequence ATGAAAAACAATTGGATTTTAATTTTGACTATTCTTGTAACGGGAATGTTTCCCAAAATTGCATTAAGCGACAGTATTCATGTAAAAGGTAGATGGGGAGGGAATATTATCCGAACAATTGTTCCTCAAGAACCGCGAGTGTCCTTAGATGGAAATGTTTTATCTGTATATTGTGCAGATGCTTTATCTAACTTAACGATTGTAGTGATTGATGCCGAAAGTCATATAATTATGGAAGAGTGTGTTGTGATTTCTTCTGGAGAAACGATTCACTTTATGTTGGATGAGGCTGTTGGAGTATACAATGTTTATTTGAATCATGAATACGGTTATTTGCAGGGAGATTTTATTCTGTATTAG
- a CDS encoding vitamin K epoxide reductase family protein, with the protein MRKDTSLLHELLKRLKVRHTDFYFNKLYEEHPHKYNLFGLSRILKDYGINNDGYRIEDKDILGDLKTPFVAQYNHQLVIVLKLTEADIYYSIDGEEVSTSIFEFKEKWSGVILLISDYQKAIEPEYESNVIKEYYFRLLKLIIILSIIIIPILLIISNRWYNDIGMMNLFVLNSLGTYIGYLLILKQVRINSASADKICSIFKKSDCNNVLESKAAKLWGIIGWSEAGLSYFLSNLIMIFFYPELLSYLALINVCVLPYSFWSIWYQKVKVKQWCALCIIVQILFYCIFINDLIFRYIRVYEFCLFNWGIVVFVYILPFCFISILLPVIAKSHQVTYLKHAFNNLKMTNDVFEGLLYSKDRYTVEGVSQICFGNSNAKNKITMVSNPHCEPCGIAHEKINNLLNYLGEDDLYIQFIFINFDKEMVRNSGKFLIAAYLNKGPIFAKDLFNRWFTSEKYEIKNTYAKYNFNFNTKEVLEEQQKHEEWSKQNKISLTPTVLYNGYILPDIYSIDDLRILL; encoded by the coding sequence ATGCGAAAAGATACTTCTCTATTGCATGAACTTTTGAAACGCTTGAAAGTTAGACATACAGACTTTTATTTCAATAAATTGTATGAGGAACATCCACATAAGTATAATTTATTTGGTTTGTCACGTATATTAAAAGATTATGGTATTAATAATGATGGTTATAGGATCGAAGATAAAGATATATTAGGTGATTTAAAAACTCCTTTTGTCGCTCAATACAATCATCAGTTAGTTATTGTTTTAAAGTTAACAGAAGCAGATATTTATTATTCTATAGATGGTGAAGAGGTTTCGACTAGTATTTTTGAGTTCAAAGAAAAATGGAGTGGTGTTATCCTTTTAATTAGTGATTACCAAAAAGCAATTGAACCTGAATATGAGAGTAATGTAATAAAAGAATACTATTTTCGTCTTCTAAAGTTAATAATAATTTTATCAATTATTATTATTCCTATATTGCTTATAATCTCGAATCGTTGGTATAATGATATTGGAATGATGAATTTATTTGTTTTAAATTCTTTAGGGACCTATATAGGTTATCTGTTAATCCTTAAACAGGTAAGGATTAATAGTGCTTCTGCTGATAAAATTTGTTCGATATTTAAAAAAAGTGATTGTAATAATGTATTGGAATCTAAAGCCGCTAAATTGTGGGGAATAATTGGATGGAGTGAAGCTGGATTGAGTTATTTTTTATCCAATTTGATCATGATTTTTTTTTATCCAGAACTTTTGTCATATTTAGCTTTGATAAATGTCTGTGTACTTCCTTATAGTTTCTGGAGTATTTGGTATCAAAAAGTTAAAGTAAAACAATGGTGCGCATTGTGTATTATTGTTCAAATTCTATTTTATTGTATATTTATTAATGATTTGATATTTAGATATATACGTGTTTATGAGTTTTGTTTGTTTAATTGGGGTATTGTTGTCTTTGTTTATATTTTACCATTCTGTTTCATTAGTATTTTACTTCCTGTTATAGCTAAAAGTCATCAAGTTACTTATTTGAAGCATGCATTTAATAATTTGAAAATGACTAATGATGTTTTTGAAGGATTATTATATTCAAAAGACAGATATACTGTTGAAGGAGTCTCACAAATTTGTTTTGGAAATTCAAATGCTAAAAATAAGATTACAATGGTTTCGAATCCTCACTGTGAACCTTGTGGAATTGCTCATGAAAAAATTAATAATTTGTTGAATTATTTAGGAGAAGATGATCTTTATATTCAGTTTATATTTATTAATTTTGATAAAGAAATGGTTAGGAATAGTGGGAAATTTCTTATTGCTGCTTATTTAAATAAGGGACCTATTTTTGCAAAGGATTTATTTAATAGATGGTTTACAAGTGAGAAGTATGAGATAAAAAATACCTATGCTAAATATAATTTTAATTTTAATACAAAAGAGGTTTTAGAGGAACAACAAAAGCATGAAGAGTGGAGTAAGCAAAATAAAATTTCTCTAACTCCTACAGTTTTATATAATGGATATATATTACCTGATATTTATAGTATCGATGATCTACGTATTCTATTATAA
- a CDS encoding peptidase domain-containing ABC transporter: MKCNSLIKQFPLYSQLDYADCGPTCLRMIAKYYGRNYSMQYLRDLTYITNGGVSMLGISDAAENIGFRTLGARITIEQLREDVALPCILYWNQRHFVVCYGINNRKYYIADPAGKRLIYNEDELERCWFSTVVEGKDVGAVLLLEPRSDFFEKEKEKSTNQGFLFFFRYLSAFRKNLFQLLLSMLSGSILQLILPFLTQSLVDTGIRDGNQNFIVLILVAQLVIFVARLSVDFIRSWILLHVNTRINILLISDFLAKLMRLPLHFFDTKVVGDIMQRIGDHKRIETFMTGSSISTLFSFVNFVVFGFVLAYYDLTILGLFLLGNGLYVAWILVFMKYRRELDIKRFAQAAGEQSNLFQLITGMQEIKLNNCETEKRWQWERIQVKLFKISIKGLALEQYQQLGSVFFNQTTNILISFLAARAVVSGDMTLGMMVSLTYIVGQLTAPIEQFIGFARSFQDAKISLERLGEIHQREDEEQTLALKATTLPNNRTLQIEDLSFSYDGADRDYVLDKINLTIPHHKVTAIVGASGSGKTTLIKLLLGFYDPNKGSIKVGDQLLKNINPHVWRAHTGCVMQDGFIFSDSIAKNIAVGAEVIDKERLLHAVTVANIRDFIDSLPLGYNTKIGMEGSGVSQGQRQRILIARAVYKNPEFIFLDEATNALDANNEKEIMEHLHQFYQGRTVVVVAHRLSTVKDADNIVVLDKGQVVEEGTHEELTAKRGIYYKLVKNQLELGA, translated from the coding sequence ATGAAATGTAATTCATTAATAAAACAATTCCCACTTTATAGTCAATTGGATTATGCTGATTGTGGGCCTACTTGTCTCCGAATGATAGCAAAATATTATGGTCGTAATTATTCGATGCAATATTTACGTGATCTTACTTATATTACTAATGGAGGAGTTTCAATGTTAGGAATTAGTGATGCTGCAGAGAATATAGGTTTTCGTACATTAGGCGCTCGTATTACGATTGAACAACTTCGAGAGGATGTGGCTTTGCCTTGTATACTTTATTGGAATCAACGGCATTTTGTGGTTTGTTATGGGATAAATAATAGAAAATATTATATTGCAGATCCTGCAGGAAAACGATTAATATATAATGAAGATGAATTGGAACGTTGCTGGTTTAGTACCGTCGTAGAAGGAAAAGATGTAGGTGCTGTTTTATTGTTAGAGCCTAGGTCCGATTTTTTTGAAAAAGAAAAAGAAAAAAGTACAAATCAAGGTTTTTTGTTTTTTTTTCGTTATTTAAGTGCCTTTAGGAAAAATTTGTTCCAGCTACTATTAAGTATGTTGTCTGGAAGTATTCTACAATTGATATTGCCATTTCTTACTCAAAGTTTGGTTGATACAGGTATTCGTGATGGTAATCAAAATTTCATTGTTTTAATATTAGTTGCTCAATTAGTTATTTTTGTTGCGAGATTATCTGTTGATTTTATTCGCAGTTGGATTCTGCTACATGTAAATACTAGAATAAATATATTATTGATATCAGATTTTCTTGCAAAGTTAATGCGTTTACCGCTCCATTTCTTTGATACGAAGGTGGTAGGGGATATCATGCAGCGTATTGGAGATCATAAACGGATCGAGACATTCATGACTGGTTCTTCTATCAGTACATTATTCTCATTTGTAAACTTTGTCGTTTTCGGTTTTGTTCTGGCTTATTATGACCTGACTATATTGGGCTTGTTTCTGCTGGGGAACGGATTGTATGTTGCTTGGATTCTGGTGTTTATGAAGTATCGGCGTGAACTGGATATCAAACGGTTTGCACAGGCGGCCGGTGAACAAAGTAATCTGTTTCAGTTGATCACCGGCATGCAGGAAATAAAATTGAATAACTGTGAAACGGAAAAACGTTGGCAGTGGGAGCGTATACAAGTGAAGCTTTTTAAGATTAGTATAAAAGGGCTTGCATTGGAACAATATCAACAGCTCGGGTCGGTGTTTTTTAACCAAACTACCAATATCCTTATCTCCTTTCTCGCCGCCCGAGCTGTTGTTTCCGGTGATATGACGTTAGGTATGATGGTATCGCTTACATATATCGTAGGGCAACTGACTGCTCCTATCGAGCAGTTCATTGGTTTTGCCCGCTCTTTTCAGGATGCCAAGATTAGCCTGGAACGTTTAGGTGAAATTCATCAACGGGAAGACGAGGAACAGACGTTGGCATTGAAAGCTACTACGTTGCCGAATAACAGGACGTTGCAGATAGAGGATTTGAGCTTTAGTTATGATGGGGCGGATCGTGATTATGTGCTGGATAAGATAAATTTGACTATTCCCCATCATAAAGTGACGGCTATCGTAGGGGCAAGTGGTAGCGGAAAGACTACTCTCATAAAGCTACTGCTTGGGTTTTATGATCCGAATAAGGGGAGTATCAAAGTCGGGGATCAGTTGCTGAAAAATATTAATCCGCATGTGTGGCGAGCGCATACTGGCTGTGTAATGCAGGATGGGTTTATCTTTTCAGATTCAATAGCGAAGAATATAGCTGTAGGTGCGGAGGTAATCGACAAGGAACGGTTATTACACGCGGTGACGGTGGCTAATATAAGAGATTTTATCGATTCGTTGCCACTGGGCTACAATACGAAGATCGGCATGGAAGGAAGCGGGGTAAGCCAGGGACAACGACAACGGATACTGATTGCTAGGGCTGTATACAAGAATCCGGAATTTATTTTTCTGGATGAAGCGACGAATGCATTGGATGCGAATAATGAGAAGGAAATCATGGAGCATTTGCACCAGTTCTATCAGGGGCGTACGGTGGTTGTCGTGGCTCATCGATTGAGTACGGTGAAAGATGCGGACAATATAGTGGTATTGGATAAAGGACAGGTAGTGGAGGAAGGTACTCATGAAGAATTGACAGCGAAGCGAGGGATATATTATAAACTAGTGAAGAATCAGTTGGAGTTGGGAGCCTGA